The uncultured Hyphomonas sp. genome includes a region encoding these proteins:
- a CDS encoding NADP-dependent oxidoreductase, whose protein sequence is MSEMNQTWVLRQRPVGDIKEGDLELVETPLEPLKDGEVRAKTVYLSLDPTNRIWMSDMDAYLPPVGIGDGMRGSGLAVVVESRHDGFQQGDVVNTGLGTWTMFPTLQGEGLAKLPVLPGVPLTAYMGPLGATGMTAYFGLMDIGKPKAGETVVVSAAAGAVGSMVGQIAKIQGCRVVGIAGSDDKCKWLTETAGFDAAINYKTEDVGAALDKHCPDGIDINFENVGGQIMDEVIARLNDFSRMPLCGLISTYNATGPVPGPYNFSNLLMRRTLVKGFIVIDYFDRFPEGIQQMAMWLMEGKLKFETDVVKGFENAPSSLSRLFEGKNLGKLVVECSPPPA, encoded by the coding sequence ATGAGCGAGATGAACCAGACATGGGTGCTGCGCCAGCGGCCGGTGGGCGATATCAAGGAAGGTGATCTCGAACTCGTCGAGACACCGCTTGAGCCCCTAAAAGACGGCGAGGTGCGGGCGAAGACGGTCTACCTGTCGCTCGATCCGACCAACCGTATCTGGATGAGCGACATGGACGCCTACCTGCCGCCGGTCGGCATTGGCGACGGCATGCGGGGCAGTGGCCTCGCCGTTGTCGTGGAGAGCCGCCACGATGGCTTCCAGCAAGGCGATGTGGTGAACACCGGCCTTGGCACCTGGACCATGTTTCCCACGCTGCAGGGCGAGGGTCTCGCCAAGCTGCCGGTCCTGCCGGGCGTGCCGCTGACGGCTTATATGGGCCCCCTCGGCGCGACCGGCATGACGGCCTATTTCGGTCTGATGGACATCGGTAAGCCGAAGGCAGGCGAGACTGTCGTTGTCTCTGCGGCGGCGGGCGCGGTCGGCTCCATGGTGGGCCAGATTGCGAAGATCCAGGGCTGCCGCGTGGTCGGCATTGCGGGCAGCGACGACAAGTGCAAATGGCTGACGGAAACGGCCGGTTTCGATGCCGCCATCAACTACAAGACCGAGGATGTCGGCGCCGCGCTGGACAAGCATTGCCCGGACGGGATCGACATCAATTTCGAGAATGTTGGTGGACAGATCATGGACGAGGTGATCGCGCGGTTGAACGATTTCTCGCGTATGCCGCTGTGCGGCCTGATCAGCACCTATAACGCCACCGGACCGGTGCCGGGACCGTACAATTTCTCGAACCTCCTGATGCGGCGCACACTGGTGAAGGGCTTCATTGTGATCGATTATTTCGACCGCTTCCCGGAAGGCATCCAGCAGATGGCCATGTGGCTGATGGAAGGGAAACTGAAGTTCGAAACGGACGTCGTGAAAGGCTTCGAAAACGCGCCGTCCAGCTTGTCGCGTCTCTTCGAGGGCAAGAACCTCGGTAAGCTCGTCGTTGAATGTAGCCCGCCGCCGGCCTGA
- a CDS encoding response regulator transcription factor, whose protein sequence is MMRTMFHSTADRPHTGLKLADKDRTMTTLALVDDDENIVASLKMFFEAEGYNVRTYHDGEAALPALTETPPDIAILDVKMPKMDGMELLRRLRQTSELPVIFLTSKDEEIDEVIGFNIGADDFVRKPCSNRLLAERVKAVLRRARGGQAGPEEGDHKPIVRGKLTLDPNRHACNWDGHPVRLTVTEFLILQALAQRPGYVKSRDQLMDAAYDDQIYVDDRTIDSHIKRLRKKFREVSDEFDAIETLYGVGYRYTE, encoded by the coding sequence ATGATGCGAACCATGTTTCACTCCACAGCTGACCGGCCCCACACAGGGCTGAAACTGGCGGACAAGGACCGGACTATGACAACTCTCGCGCTTGTGGACGATGACGAGAACATCGTCGCCTCTCTCAAGATGTTCTTCGAGGCGGAAGGCTACAATGTCCGCACCTATCATGATGGTGAGGCTGCCCTGCCTGCGCTGACCGAAACCCCGCCGGACATCGCCATTCTCGACGTGAAGATGCCGAAGATGGACGGCATGGAACTGCTGCGCCGCCTGCGCCAGACATCCGAACTGCCGGTGATCTTCCTGACGTCGAAGGACGAGGAGATCGACGAAGTGATCGGCTTCAACATCGGCGCCGACGATTTCGTGCGCAAGCCGTGCTCCAACCGCCTGCTGGCAGAGCGGGTGAAAGCCGTGCTGCGCCGCGCCCGCGGTGGACAGGCCGGCCCGGAAGAAGGCGACCACAAGCCGATCGTCCGGGGCAAGCTGACGCTGGACCCGAACCGCCACGCCTGTAACTGGGACGGCCATCCGGTGCGCCTGACGGTCACCGAGTTCCTGATCCTCCAGGCCCTGGCCCAGCGTCCGGGTTACGTCAAAAGCCGGGACCAGCTGATGGACGCCGCCTATGACGACCAGATCTATGTCGACGACCGCACCATCGACAGCCACATCAAGCGGCTTCGCAAGAAGTTCCGCGAAGTGTCCGACGAGTTCGATGCGATCGAGACGCTCTACGGCGTCGGCTACCGCTACACCGAATAG
- a CDS encoding pyridoxal-phosphate dependent enzyme codes for MPLTTAVASCPFKIGHTPLTSYQVRIGDLTHELLVKEERCNEFGSVKDRVAWHILSKTIEQIGPVKSVVDASSGNYGNALACICQRLGIQATIVSSASISAHNAAQIKGAGARLVIAEPKPGETSNAARMRLAGEIAEQEGTIFLDQYSNPLNPASHQTWTAPELFADGPFDAVFMTSSSGGTSRGFADYLKARPGMAQLCLVEPESSCAFLESPSGCTDKLKIPAFGSQRRSSFAGMEPDPGMIRMDEASTVAAFDLLHEHALSKVGLSSVGVILGALDWLARQEKPARVACICADGDERYLSEIQSRYIPTVGEEAYQAARARLEPIIGAMRCLGPVQPAAEAAAQ; via the coding sequence ATGCCATTGACCACCGCCGTCGCCAGCTGTCCCTTCAAAATCGGCCATACGCCTTTGACCTCCTACCAGGTCAGGATCGGCGACCTGACGCACGAATTGCTCGTGAAGGAAGAGCGCTGCAACGAGTTCGGCTCGGTGAAAGACCGGGTCGCCTGGCACATCCTGTCGAAGACGATCGAGCAGATCGGCCCGGTCAAATCCGTCGTCGATGCCTCCTCCGGCAATTACGGCAATGCGCTCGCCTGTATCTGCCAGCGCCTCGGCATTCAGGCGACCATCGTGTCTTCCGCCTCGATCAGTGCGCACAATGCCGCGCAGATCAAAGGCGCAGGCGCGCGCCTTGTGATTGCGGAGCCGAAGCCCGGCGAAACCTCGAACGCGGCCCGCATGCGCCTTGCCGGCGAGATCGCCGAGCAGGAAGGCACGATCTTCCTCGACCAGTATTCGAACCCGCTGAACCCGGCGTCCCACCAGACCTGGACCGCGCCGGAACTGTTCGCCGATGGCCCGTTTGACGCGGTGTTCATGACCTCCTCTTCCGGCGGCACATCGCGCGGCTTTGCCGACTATTTGAAGGCCCGCCCGGGCATGGCCCAGCTTTGCCTTGTGGAGCCGGAAAGTTCCTGCGCCTTCCTCGAAAGCCCGTCGGGCTGCACCGACAAGCTGAAAATCCCGGCCTTCGGCAGCCAGCGGCGGTCCTCCTTTGCCGGGATGGAGCCTGATCCGGGCATGATCCGCATGGACGAGGCTTCCACGGTTGCAGCATTCGACCTGCTGCATGAGCACGCGCTGTCGAAAGTGGGCCTCTCCAGCGTCGGGGTCATCCTCGGCGCGCTCGACTGGCTGGCCCGGCAGGAGAAGCCGGCCCGCGTGGCCTGTATCTGCGCGGACGGCGACGAGCGGTACCTCAGCGAGATCCAGTCCCGCTACATTCCGACCGTCGGCGAGGAAGCCTATCAGGCCGCCCGTGCCCGGCTGGAGCCGATTATCGGCGCAATGCGCTGCCTCGGCCCGGTACAACCGGCTGCGGAAGCTGCCGCGCAATAG
- a CDS encoding peptidylprolyl isomerase, producing MADPENTILLETSKGSVTIELRPDLAPGHVERIKELAREGFYDGIVFHRVISGFMAQVGCPKGTGTGGSDKPDLKAEFNSEPHVRGTCSMARTQAPHSANSQFFICFDDAHFLDGQYTVWGKVTEGMDVIDQLAKGEPPRSPDKIVSMRVAADA from the coding sequence ATGGCCGACCCTGAAAACACGATCCTTCTCGAAACCTCCAAAGGCAGCGTCACGATCGAGCTGCGCCCGGACCTGGCCCCCGGCCATGTCGAGCGGATCAAGGAACTTGCCCGCGAGGGTTTCTATGACGGCATCGTCTTCCACCGCGTGATTTCGGGCTTCATGGCCCAGGTCGGCTGCCCGAAAGGCACCGGCACGGGCGGGTCCGACAAGCCGGACCTGAAAGCCGAGTTCAATTCGGAACCGCACGTGCGCGGCACCTGTTCGATGGCCCGCACCCAGGCGCCTCACTCCGCCAACAGCCAGTTCTTCATCTGCTTTGACGACGCCCACTTCCTCGACGGCCAGTACACCGTCTGGGGCAAGGTGACCGAAGGCATGGATGTGATCGACCAGCTGGCCAAGGGCGAGCCGCCGCGCAGCCCGGACAAGATCGTCTCCATGCGCGTCGCTGCCGACGCCTGA
- a CDS encoding DUF3995 domain-containing protein gives MLAPTLSVVLAVILSIAGLLHALWGFGVTFPAANEQQLARMVVGKRGITKMPSMTACLFVAASLFAFAILSLVLGQHVQVPVSKWLVAAAGAAAAMAFMGRGILGVLPAFERALPEQPFLSLNRRFYSPLIILIGIGFALLTLALPYWSWRLGLLH, from the coding sequence ATGCTCGCACCCACTCTATCGGTCGTCCTGGCTGTCATTCTGTCGATTGCGGGGCTGTTGCATGCCCTTTGGGGCTTTGGCGTGACCTTTCCGGCCGCCAATGAGCAGCAATTGGCGCGCATGGTTGTCGGCAAGCGGGGCATCACGAAAATGCCGTCCATGACGGCCTGCCTGTTCGTGGCCGCCAGCCTGTTCGCCTTCGCCATCCTGTCGCTGGTACTGGGCCAGCATGTGCAGGTGCCGGTGTCGAAATGGCTGGTCGCAGCCGCCGGGGCCGCGGCCGCGATGGCCTTTATGGGACGGGGCATTCTGGGCGTCTTGCCGGCGTTCGAGCGGGCGCTGCCGGAACAGCCTTTCCTGTCGCTGAACCGGCGCTTTTATTCCCCGCTGATCATACTGATCGGGATCGGCTTCGCGCTGCTGACCCTGGCGTTGCCCTATTGGAGCTGGCGCCTGGGCCTGCTGCACTGA
- a CDS encoding stimulus-sensing domain-containing protein, with protein MAGKDKKRKTPRAGLNGSVVFGSRIARLIFASNLAGLAILIVGAMVLNEMRAGFVVSKKQDLVAQAQIFTSLLGDDATTPQPALDVDAARQTIVRWNLPERVRARIYLPDGEMVGDSFYLSERVDVDALPPLREPGRMALWGRNMSEWAGHVFGPVMPRRSSDAVRTQTFEEEFDTAVEGGEAASQRFNDRGQRIISVSMPVQRVSAVVGVLTLESSDIDEIIRAERAALLPFIGVAVLVAFITSVLLTIGIARPLRRLSVAADRIRAGASERIDIPALSSRKDEIGDLATSMQGMTEALIERIQANEQFAADVAHELKNPLTSIRSAIETLDSVKENPELTEKLRGVIALDVKRLDRLITDISNASRLEAEMTRVPNEQIDIARFVQDVVGTYESLALDEGAVTVSFHDATMGGRLLVQGREGPLGQVIRNLIDNARSFSPPGSVVDVTLDQTNDGPQTIARIKVEDCGPGIPPDKLDTIFNRFYTDRPKGTAFGNNSGLGLSIVKQIIATHRGKVWAENRDGGGARFCVDLPAI; from the coding sequence ATGGCCGGTAAGGACAAGAAACGGAAGACACCGCGCGCCGGCCTCAATGGCTCGGTCGTGTTCGGCAGCCGCATCGCGCGGCTGATCTTCGCGTCAAACCTTGCCGGCCTTGCCATTCTCATCGTCGGGGCGATGGTCCTCAACGAGATGCGTGCCGGCTTCGTCGTCTCGAAGAAGCAGGACCTCGTCGCCCAGGCGCAGATCTTCACCAGCCTGCTCGGCGATGACGCCACCACGCCCCAGCCTGCGCTGGACGTGGATGCCGCCCGGCAGACCATCGTGCGCTGGAACCTGCCGGAACGGGTGCGCGCGCGCATCTACCTGCCCGACGGCGAAATGGTGGGCGACAGCTTTTACCTGTCCGAACGCGTGGACGTGGACGCCCTGCCGCCCCTGCGCGAACCCGGCCGGATGGCCCTGTGGGGCCGCAACATGTCCGAATGGGCGGGCCATGTGTTCGGCCCGGTCATGCCGCGCCGCTCTTCCGATGCGGTGCGCACGCAGACCTTTGAAGAAGAATTCGACACCGCGGTCGAAGGCGGGGAAGCCGCCAGCCAGCGCTTCAATGACCGTGGCCAGCGGATCATCTCTGTCTCCATGCCGGTCCAGCGCGTTTCCGCCGTTGTGGGCGTGCTGACGCTGGAATCTTCCGACATTGACGAGATCATCCGCGCCGAGCGCGCAGCCCTGTTGCCCTTCATCGGCGTGGCTGTGCTGGTGGCTTTCATCACATCCGTCCTGCTGACCATCGGGATCGCGCGGCCCTTGCGGCGCCTGTCGGTCGCGGCCGACCGGATCCGGGCCGGCGCCTCCGAACGGATCGACATTCCCGCGCTCTCCTCCCGCAAGGACGAGATCGGTGACCTCGCCACCTCCATGCAGGGCATGACCGAAGCCCTGATCGAGCGCATCCAGGCAAACGAGCAATTCGCCGCCGATGTGGCGCACGAACTGAAAAACCCGCTCACCTCCATCCGGTCCGCCATCGAGACGCTGGACAGTGTGAAAGAGAATCCGGAGCTGACCGAAAAGCTTCGCGGCGTGATCGCGCTGGACGTGAAGCGGCTCGACCGACTGATCACCGACATCTCCAACGCCTCCCGCCTCGAAGCGGAGATGACCCGCGTGCCGAACGAGCAGATCGACATTGCCCGCTTCGTGCAGGATGTGGTCGGCACTTACGAGTCACTGGCGCTGGACGAAGGCGCGGTGACGGTCTCCTTCCACGATGCCACGATGGGCGGGCGCCTTCTGGTACAGGGGCGCGAGGGGCCGCTCGGCCAGGTGATCCGGAACCTGATCGACAATGCCCGCTCCTTCTCGCCGCCCGGCTCGGTGGTGGACGTGACGCTGGACCAGACCAATGACGGCCCGCAAACCATCGCCCGGATCAAGGTGGAGGATTGCGGCCCCGGCATTCCACCGGACAAGCTGGACACGATCTTTAACCGTTTCTATACGGACCGCCCGAAAGGCACCGCCTTCGGCAACAATTCCGGCCTCGGCCTCTCCATCGTGAAACAGATCATCGCGACGCATCGCGGCAAGGTCTGGGCCGAAAACCGCGACGGCGGCGGCGCAAGATTCTGCGTGGATTTACCGGCGATCTGA
- the ilvD gene encoding dihydroxy-acid dehydratase → MAILYRSRTSTHGRNMAGARGLWRATGMKDSDFGKPIIAVVNSFTQFVPGHVHLKDLGQMVAGEIVAAGGVAKEFNTIAVDDGIAMGHDGMLYSLPSREVIADSVEYMVNAHCADAMVCISNCDKITPGMMMAALRLDIPVVFISGGPMEAGKVNIDGELRAVDLIDAMIEAANPDRTDAEVEEFEQNACPTCGSCSGMFTANSMNCLAEAMGLGLPGNGSTLATHADREALFRRAGQRIVELTKLYYEDGDKSVSARGIATKAAFENAMTLDIAMGGSTNTILHLLAIAREGEVDFTLDDIDRLSRSTPCLCKVAPAVANVHMEDVHRAGGIFGILGELDRAGKLDTSVRTIHSDTLAEAITKWDITLTNDPAARELFLAAPGGVRTTQAFSQSRRYKELDTDRTAGVIRSAEHAFSQDGGLAVLFGNLAEQGCVVKTAGVDDSILKFSGPAIVCDSQEDACKRILNKGVKAGDVVIIRHEGPRGGPGMQEMLYPTSYLKSMKLGKACALITDGRFSGGTSGLSIGHVSPEAAEGGLIGLIEEGDIIEIDIPNRTIHAKLTHDEIASRRAAMEARGDKAWKPVEERPRKVSRALKVYAAHVGNASQGAVRLDP, encoded by the coding sequence GTGGCAATTCTCTACCGTTCACGCACTTCGACCCATGGCCGTAACATGGCCGGCGCCCGCGGCCTTTGGCGCGCCACCGGCATGAAGGACAGCGATTTCGGCAAACCGATTATCGCGGTGGTGAACTCCTTTACCCAGTTCGTACCCGGCCACGTGCACCTGAAAGACCTCGGCCAGATGGTCGCCGGCGAGATCGTCGCGGCGGGCGGCGTCGCCAAGGAATTCAACACGATCGCGGTCGATGACGGCATCGCGATGGGCCATGACGGCATGCTGTATTCCCTGCCGAGCCGCGAAGTCATCGCCGACAGTGTCGAGTACATGGTCAACGCGCATTGTGCCGATGCGATGGTCTGCATCTCCAATTGCGACAAGATCACCCCCGGCATGATGATGGCGGCGCTGCGCCTCGACATTCCGGTTGTCTTCATCTCCGGCGGCCCGATGGAAGCCGGCAAGGTCAACATCGACGGCGAGCTGCGTGCGGTCGACCTGATCGACGCCATGATCGAAGCCGCCAACCCCGACCGGACCGATGCCGAAGTCGAAGAGTTCGAGCAGAATGCCTGCCCGACCTGCGGTTCCTGCTCCGGCATGTTCACGGCAAACTCCATGAACTGCCTTGCTGAAGCCATGGGCCTCGGCCTGCCGGGCAATGGCTCCACCCTCGCCACCCATGCCGACCGCGAAGCCCTCTTCCGCCGCGCCGGCCAGCGCATCGTGGAACTGACCAAGCTCTATTATGAAGACGGCGACAAATCCGTCTCCGCCCGCGGCATCGCCACCAAGGCGGCGTTCGAGAACGCCATGACGCTCGACATCGCCATGGGCGGTTCGACCAACACGATCCTCCACCTCCTCGCCATCGCCCGCGAAGGCGAGGTGGACTTCACGCTGGACGATATCGACCGGCTCAGCCGCTCGACGCCCTGCCTCTGCAAGGTCGCGCCCGCTGTGGCCAACGTCCACATGGAAGACGTCCACCGCGCAGGCGGCATCTTCGGCATTCTCGGCGAACTCGACCGCGCCGGGAAGCTCGACACGTCCGTGCGTACCATCCATTCTGACACGCTGGCCGAAGCGATCACCAAATGGGACATCACGCTCACCAATGATCCGGCGGCGCGGGAACTGTTCCTGGCCGCGCCGGGCGGCGTGCGCACAACGCAGGCCTTCAGCCAGTCGCGCCGTTACAAGGAGCTCGACACTGACCGCACAGCGGGGGTCATCCGCTCGGCCGAGCATGCCTTCTCCCAGGATGGCGGCCTGGCTGTCCTGTTCGGCAATCTCGCGGAACAGGGCTGCGTCGTGAAAACCGCGGGCGTCGACGACTCCATCCTCAAATTCTCCGGCCCGGCCATTGTCTGTGACAGCCAGGAAGACGCCTGCAAACGCATCCTCAACAAGGGCGTGAAGGCGGGCGACGTGGTCATCATCCGCCATGAAGGCCCGCGCGGCGGCCCCGGCATGCAGGAGATGCTCTACCCGACCTCGTACCTGAAATCGATGAAGCTCGGCAAAGCCTGCGCCCTGATCACCGATGGGCGTTTCTCCGGCGGCACGTCAGGTCTTTCGATTGGCCATGTCAGCCCGGAAGCGGCGGAAGGCGGCCTGATCGGCCTGATCGAGGAAGGCGACATCATCGAGATCGACATCCCGAACCGCACCATCCATGCGAAACTCACACACGACGAAATCGCGTCCCGCCGCGCCGCCATGGAAGCGCGCGGCGACAAGGCCTGGAAGCCGGTCGAAGAACGCCCCCGCAAGGTGAGCCGTGCGCTGAAGGTCTATGCCGCGCATGTGGGGAACGCCTCGCAAGGCGCGGTGCGTCTGGATCCGTAG
- the polA gene encoding DNA polymerase I, whose protein sequence is MATAPVTKDSHLYLVDASAYIFRAFHALPPLTRASDGLPIGAVSGFCNMLFKLLEDLKGDERPTHFACIFDASSHTFRNELYDQYKANRDEPPEELRPQFPLVRRAAEAFAAHAIEMEGFEADDLIATYARQAEAKGARVTIVSSDKDLMQLVTDKIVMLDTMKNKTMGRDEVFEKFGVGPEKVVDVQSLAGDSVDNVPGAPGIGVKTAATLLGEYGDLDTLLARAEEIKQPKRRETLINFADQIRLSRDLVTLKDDVPLEVTLEDLAVQDPEPDTLLGFLEEMEFKTITRRVREMMEKEGALEAAPPAEDPIDRTKYECVRDFKDLEDWIARAVKQGYVAVDTETDSLDSVTANLVGVSLALSPNEACYIPLAHVDPNDSGDGDMFGADPPRQVRMKDAIKALKPMLENDAVLKIGQNIKYDLNIFAQHGIHVAPVDDTMLLSYVLNAGKHGHGMDLLSEKYLGHVPLAYKDVAGTGKSQVTFDRVPLDKATEYAAEDADVTLRLWQTFKPLLHTEKVTTVYETEERPLVPVLAAMEREGIKVDRDKLSRLSSDFSQRMAALEAEAYEQAGEEFKISSPKQLGEILFDKMGIEGGKKTKTGAWVTDADVLEGLAAEGHALPRTIVDWRTLSKLRSTYTEALQAAINKETGRVHTSFSMAVAQTGRLSSSDPNLQNIPVRTEEGRKIREAFIADEGNVLVSADYSQIELRVLAHMADIDALKTAFNEGLDIHAMTASEMFGVPIEGMDPMVRRQAKAINFGIIYGISGFGLARQLGIPQSEAADYIKTYFKRFPGIRAYMDETKAFAKEHGYVQTAFGRKVHLAGIQSKGPQKAFAERQAINAPIQGSAADIIKRAMIRMPEALAKAKLKARMLLQVHDELIFECPEKEAEKLIQVTKETMQSAASPAMDLSVPLEVDARAATNWADAH, encoded by the coding sequence ATGGCCACCGCCCCCGTCACCAAGGACAGCCACCTCTACCTGGTCGATGCCAGCGCCTACATTTTCCGGGCGTTCCACGCATTGCCGCCGCTGACCCGCGCCTCGGACGGGCTGCCCATCGGGGCCGTCAGCGGCTTCTGCAACATGTTGTTCAAACTGCTGGAAGACCTGAAGGGCGACGAACGGCCGACCCATTTCGCCTGCATCTTCGACGCCTCGTCCCACACGTTCCGCAATGAATTGTACGACCAGTACAAGGCGAACCGCGATGAGCCGCCCGAAGAACTGCGCCCGCAATTCCCGCTGGTGCGCCGCGCCGCCGAAGCCTTCGCCGCCCATGCCATCGAGATGGAAGGCTTCGAGGCCGACGACCTGATCGCCACCTATGCCCGCCAGGCCGAAGCCAAAGGCGCGCGTGTGACTATCGTCTCGTCCGACAAGGACCTGATGCAGCTGGTCACCGACAAGATCGTCATGCTCGACACGATGAAGAACAAGACGATGGGCCGGGACGAAGTGTTCGAGAAATTCGGCGTCGGCCCGGAAAAGGTGGTCGATGTCCAGTCACTGGCCGGCGACAGCGTGGACAATGTGCCGGGCGCTCCGGGCATCGGCGTGAAGACCGCTGCCACCCTGCTCGGCGAATATGGCGACCTCGACACGCTGCTGGCCCGCGCCGAGGAAATCAAGCAGCCCAAGCGCCGCGAGACGCTGATCAATTTCGCCGACCAGATCCGCCTCTCGCGCGACCTCGTCACCCTGAAGGATGACGTACCGCTGGAGGTCACACTCGAAGACCTCGCCGTGCAGGATCCGGAGCCGGACACCCTGCTCGGCTTCCTTGAGGAGATGGAATTCAAGACCATCACCCGCCGCGTACGCGAGATGATGGAGAAGGAAGGCGCACTGGAGGCTGCTCCGCCTGCGGAAGACCCGATCGACCGCACGAAGTATGAATGCGTCCGCGACTTCAAGGACCTCGAAGACTGGATCGCCCGCGCCGTGAAGCAGGGCTATGTCGCCGTCGACACGGAAACCGACAGCCTCGACTCCGTCACCGCGAACCTGGTCGGCGTGTCGCTGGCGCTCTCTCCGAATGAGGCGTGCTACATCCCGCTCGCGCATGTCGATCCGAATGATTCCGGTGATGGCGATATGTTCGGCGCCGATCCGCCCCGTCAGGTGCGGATGAAGGATGCCATCAAGGCGCTGAAGCCGATGCTGGAAAATGACGCTGTCCTGAAGATCGGCCAGAACATCAAGTATGACCTGAACATCTTCGCCCAGCACGGCATCCACGTGGCGCCGGTCGATGACACGATGCTGCTGTCCTATGTACTGAATGCCGGCAAGCATGGCCACGGCATGGATCTGTTGTCTGAGAAATACCTTGGGCACGTGCCGCTCGCCTACAAGGACGTTGCCGGTACCGGGAAGTCGCAGGTCACCTTCGACCGGGTCCCGCTGGACAAGGCGACCGAATACGCCGCCGAAGATGCCGACGTGACCTTGCGCCTGTGGCAGACATTCAAACCGCTTCTGCATACGGAGAAAGTCACAACCGTCTACGAGACGGAGGAGCGCCCGCTGGTTCCCGTGCTCGCCGCGATGGAGCGCGAGGGCATCAAGGTCGACCGGGACAAGCTCTCCCGCCTCTCGTCCGACTTCTCGCAGCGCATGGCCGCGCTGGAGGCGGAGGCCTATGAGCAGGCCGGTGAGGAATTCAAGATCTCCAGCCCGAAACAGCTCGGCGAAATCCTGTTCGACAAGATGGGTATCGAGGGCGGCAAGAAGACCAAGACCGGCGCCTGGGTGACCGATGCCGATGTGCTGGAAGGCCTCGCCGCCGAAGGCCACGCACTGCCCCGCACGATTGTTGACTGGCGAACCCTGTCCAAACTCCGTTCGACCTACACCGAAGCGCTGCAAGCCGCCATCAACAAGGAGACCGGCCGGGTCCACACCAGCTTCTCCATGGCGGTGGCGCAGACCGGACGGCTGTCCTCCTCCGACCCGAACCTGCAGAACATCCCGGTGCGGACAGAGGAAGGCCGCAAGATCCGCGAAGCCTTCATCGCAGACGAGGGCAATGTGCTGGTCAGCGCAGACTACAGCCAGATCGAGCTGCGCGTGCTGGCCCACATGGCCGACATCGACGCGCTGAAGACGGCATTCAACGAAGGCCTGGACATTCACGCCATGACGGCGAGCGAGATGTTCGGCGTGCCCATCGAGGGCATGGACCCAATGGTGCGCCGTCAGGCCAAGGCAATCAATTTCGGGATCATCTACGGCATTTCCGGCTTCGGCCTCGCCCGCCAGCTGGGCATCCCCCAGTCCGAAGCGGCAGATTACATCAAGACCTATTTCAAGCGCTTCCCCGGCATCCGTGCATACATGGACGAGACCAAGGCCTTCGCGAAGGAGCATGGCTATGTTCAGACGGCTTTCGGGCGGAAAGTGCATCTTGCCGGAATCCAGTCGAAGGGCCCGCAGAAAGCCTTTGCCGAGCGTCAGGCCATCAACGCGCCGATCCAGGGCTCAGCCGCTGACATCATCAAGCGCGCCATGATCCGGATGCCCGAAGCGCTCGCCAAGGCGAAGCTGAAAGCCCGGATGCTGCTTCAGGTGCACGACGAACTCATCTTCGAGTGTCCTGAAAAGGAAGCCGAAAAGCTGATCCAGGTGACCAAGGAGACGATGCAATCTGCTGCCAGCCCGGCGATGGATCTCTCCGTTCCGCTCGAAGTCGACGCCCGCGCAGCCACCAACTGGGCCGATGCGCACTAG